The nucleotide sequence TGTTGAATGGCTTTAGGCGATTCTTGTATTTCATCTATAAATAGTAGCGTATCTTCAGTATTATTATTGGTAATGTTATATTCAAAAAACAAAGCATCTTTTATTGTCTGTACACTATCATAATCATTAAAAAAACGGACATCACTTGCTTTTTCAAGGTTTAGTAAAATAGCATGCCTAAACGTTTTAGAAAAATGCTTAACAAGCGTAGTTTTACCTACTTGTCTTGCTCCTCTTAAAATAAGCGGTTTTCTGTTGTTAGAAGATTTCCATTCCTTTAATTTATTGCTGATATGTCTTTCAATTTTCAAAATAATATTTCTTTCTACTCAGCAAAGATATAAAAAATGTAACAAAATAAGGAGTGTTTTTTAAATTATTTGTAACAAAATAAGGGGTGTTTTTTAATTTTATTGTAACATAATAAACTATGTTTTCATATTTTTTTGTAACAAAATAAGCCCTAACAAAGAATTGTTTATTGTAATAATTCAAAAAATAGTTTAGCCTATTTTGTGTTAACAATTGGTATTACCTCCTTTAAAAAGAAAAGTCCTTGCAAAATTTGCAAGGACTTTAAACTTAATTATAATAAAAACAACTTACTCTTCCATATCAACTGACTCAGAGATATTCAACTCTTGAAATTCTCCTTCCTCAGTTACTATAAGTGAATTGAATTTTCTTAATCCTGTTCCCGCAGGTATTTTTTGACCTACAATAACATTCTCTTTTAAACCGTCTAAGTAATCAACTTTAGCTGCTATAGAAGCTGTACTTAATACTTTTGTTGTTTCTTGGAACGATGCCGCAGAAATCCAGCTATAAGTACTTAATGATGAACGTGTAATACCTTGTAATATAGGTGTAGCCGTTGCCGGAATTACATCTCTATATTCAATTGCCTTTTTATCATCTCTTTTTAAAGCTGAGTTTTCTTCTCTTACTTGTCTTAAGCTTACTATTTGTCCTTTCTTCATTTTTGTAGAATCTCCGGCATCTTCAATGAATTTTTTATCGTAAATTCTATCATTTTCAGCTAAAAATTCTATTTTTTCTACTTTCTCGCCTTCTAACAAATCAGTATCTCCTTGCTCTAAAATTTCCACTTTGCTCATCATTTGACGAACAATTACTTCAATATGCTTATCGTTAATCTTTATACCTTGCATACGGTAAACTTCTTGCACCTCATTAACAAGATATTCTTGAACGGCAGTAGGTCCTTTAATATTTAATATATCTAAAGGCGTAATTGCTCCGTCAGATAAAGGCATTCCGGCTTTCACAAAGTCATTTTCTTGAACTAAGATGTGCTTAGAAAGTTTAATTAAATATTTCTTTCTTACACCTTCTTTAGATTCAACTACTACTTCTTGATTACCTCTTTTTATACCTCCAAAAGAAACAACACCGTCTATTTCTGAAACTACAGCAGGATTTGAAGGATTTCTTGCTTCAAATAACTCGGTTACTCTTGGTAAACCACCCGTAATATCTTTCAAGTTTCCTTGTTTACGTGGTATTTTAGCTATAATCTGTCCTTTCTTAATTTCCTGTCCGTTTTGAACTGAAATGTGTGCTCCCACAGGCAAGTTATAAACCATAGGTTCTTCTTTGCCTTTGCCAACTATCTGCAATGCAGGTATTTTTTTCTTATTCTTAGATTGAATAATTACCATTTCGGTATAACCTGTTTGCTCATCCATTTCTTCTTTAGCAGTTACATTGTTTAAAATATCAACATACTCTACTTTTCCCGAAACGGTAGAAATAATTACATTGTTAAATGGATCCCATTGGCATACTAACTGCCCTTTTTCTACTTCTTGTCCATCTTTAACAGATAAAATAGCACCATAAGGAACATGGCTTGTACTTAAAATTTTGTTATTATCTTTTCTTAAGAAATTAATTTCAGAAGTACGACCTATAACTATTTCTTGCTTTTCGCCATCGTCATTTACATGCTCTATTGTTCTAACGCCATCAAAAGAAACAATGGCATTATATTTTGCATTTACTTGCGATTCTGTAGCTGACGTAGCAGCAATACCACCCACGTGGAAAGTACGAAGTGTTAACTGTGTACCCGGCTCTCCAATTGATTGAGCTGCAATAATTCCTACTGCATCTCCAGCTTCGGCAGTTCTATTGGTAGCTAAATTTCTACCATAGCATTTAACACAAACTCCTTTTTTAGATTCACAAGTTAATACAGAACGAATTTCTACGCTTTCTATACCTGCATTACTTACTGCTTGAGCTAAATCGGCAGTAAGTTGCTCACCCGATCTAACAATAATTTCGTCAGTTTCAGGATGATACACATCATGTAAGCTGTATCTACCCACTATTCTTTCGTGCAATGGCTCTACAACTTCATCATTATCTTTTAAATCAAAAGTTTCTATACCTCTTAATGTACCGCAGTCTTCTTCAGAAATAACTACATCTTGAGCTACGTCAACTAATCTTCTTGTTAAATAACCTGCATCGGCAGTTTTTAAAGCCGTATCCGCCAAACCTTTTCTGGCACCGTGAGTAGAAATAAAGTACTCTAATACTGAAAGTCCTTCTTTAAAGTTGGCTAAAATTGGGTTTTCAATTACATCTCCACCTTCTTCTGCTCCAGATTTTCTCGGTTTTGCCATTAATCCTCTTAAACCACCCAACTGCTTAATTTGCTGCTTAGAACCCCTTGCTCCACTATCTAACATCATATAAATAGAGTTAAAGCCTTGCTTATCTTCTGCTAATTGATCCATTAACGCTGAGGTTAATCTATTGTCAGCTCTTGTCCAACGGTCAATAACCTGATTGTAACGCTCACGGTCTGTAATTAAACCGTTTTCGTATTTTTCAGTTATCTCATCTACTTGCTTTTGAGCTTGCTCTAAGAAACCTTCTTTTTCGTAAGGAATAATTACGTCTCCAATATTAAATGACAAACCACCTTTGAAAGCCGATACGAATCCTATTTCTTTAATATTATCTAAGAACTCTACAGTTGTTGGTACGTCTGTTAAATCTATAATTTCTCCAATTACGTTTTTCAAAGCACGCTTAGTCAACAACATATTAATGAAACCTACTTTTTCCGGTACTTTTTCATTAAATAAAATACGACCTACTGTAGTTTCTATTAATTTATTTACAATTTTATCGTGTTCTCTAACATTAGCTTTTACTTTAACCCAAGCATGCAAATCTACTTTACCTTCGTTGTAAGCTATTATTGCTTCTTCGGCAGAATAGAAAGCTAAACCTTCTCCTTTAACTTTTTCAGTTTCTGTAGAACGTTTTACATTAGTTAAATAGTAAAGACCCAAAACCATGTCTTGCGAAGGCAAGGTAATAGGCGTTCCATTTTGAGGGTTCAAAATATTATGCGAAGAAAGCATTAACATTTGAGCTTCTAAAATAGATGCGTTACTTAAAGGTACGTGAACCGCCATTTGGTCACCGTCAAAATCCGCGTTGAATGCTGTACACACTAACGGGTGCAATCTAATAGCTTTACCTTCTATTAATTTAGGTAAAAATGCTTGAATAGACAAACGGTGAAGTGTAGGAGCTCTGTTTAATAATACAGGGTGTCCTTTTAGTATGTTTTCTAAGATATCCCAAATAACTGCATCTTTTTTATCTACCAATTTTTTAGCAGATTTTACAGTTTTCACAATACCTCTTTCTATTAGTTTTCTAATAACAAACGGCTTAAATAACTCTGCCGCCATATCTTTAGGAATACCACACTCATGTAATTTTAAGTTGGGTCCTACCACAATAACCGAACGACCGGAATAGTCAACACGCTTACCTAATAAGTTTTGACGGAAACGACCTTGTTTTCCTTTTAAAACATCACTTAAAGATTTTAAAGCTCTTCCACCTTCTGCTTTTACAGCATTAGATTTTCTTGAGTTATCAAATAATGAATCTACTGATTCTTGAAGCATTCTTTTTTCGTTACGTAAGATTACTTCAGGAGCTTTAATTTCTATTAATCTTTTTAAACGGTTGTTTCTTATTATTACTCTTCTGTATAAATCGTTTAAGTCTGAACTGGCAAAACGACCACCGTCTAAAGGCACTAATGGACGCAATTCTGGT is from Chitinophagales bacterium and encodes:
- the rpoC gene encoding DNA-directed RNA polymerase subunit beta', giving the protein MTVRKDRLTNNDFKQITICLSSPDSILERSFGEVKKPETINYRTYKPEMDGLFCERIFGPTKDYECYCGKYKRIRYKGIVCDRCGVEVTEKKVRRERMGHIKLVVPVVHIWYFKSLPNKIGYLLGVSSKTLESIVYYERYCVIQPGKTADGVTIINEKEEEETLRLEKLDLITEEEYLAIINHEDYKDNAHLTNDDPNKFIALMGGDAVKALLERIDLEELSYELRTQAANETSRQRKAEALKRLKVVEAIRQGNENMENRPEWMCIDYLPVIPPELRPLVPLDGGRFASSDLNDLYRRVIIRNNRLKRLIEIKAPEVILRNEKRMLQESVDSLFDNSRKSNAVKAEGGRALKSLSDVLKGKQGRFRQNLLGKRVDYSGRSVIVVGPNLKLHECGIPKDMAAELFKPFVIRKLIERGIVKTVKSAKKLVDKKDAVIWDILENILKGHPVLLNRAPTLHRLSIQAFLPKLIEGKAIRLHPLVCTAFNADFDGDQMAVHVPLSNASILEAQMLMLSSHNILNPQNGTPITLPSQDMVLGLYYLTNVKRSTETEKVKGEGLAFYSAEEAIIAYNEGKVDLHAWVKVKANVREHDKIVNKLIETTVGRILFNEKVPEKVGFINMLLTKRALKNVIGEIIDLTDVPTTVEFLDNIKEIGFVSAFKGGLSFNIGDVIIPYEKEGFLEQAQKQVDEITEKYENGLITDRERYNQVIDRWTRADNRLTSALMDQLAEDKQGFNSIYMMLDSGARGSKQQIKQLGGLRGLMAKPRKSGAEEGGDVIENPILANFKEGLSVLEYFISTHGARKGLADTALKTADAGYLTRRLVDVAQDVVISEEDCGTLRGIETFDLKDNDEVVEPLHERIVGRYSLHDVYHPETDEIIVRSGEQLTADLAQAVSNAGIESVEIRSVLTCESKKGVCVKCYGRNLATNRTAEAGDAVGIIAAQSIGEPGTQLTLRTFHVGGIAATSATESQVNAKYNAIVSFDGVRTIEHVNDDGEKQEIVIGRTSEINFLRKDNNKILSTSHVPYGAILSVKDGQEVEKGQLVCQWDPFNNVIISTVSGKVEYVDILNNVTAKEEMDEQTGYTEMVIIQSKNKKKIPALQIVGKGKEEPMVYNLPVGAHISVQNGQEIKKGQIIAKIPRKQGNLKDITGGLPRVTELFEARNPSNPAVVSEIDGVVSFGGIKRGNQEVVVESKEGVRKKYLIKLSKHILVQENDFVKAGMPLSDGAITPLDILNIKGPTAVQEYLVNEVQEVYRMQGIKINDKHIEVIVRQMMSKVEILEQGDTDLLEGEKVEKIEFLAENDRIYDKKFIEDAGDSTKMKKGQIVSLRQVREENSALKRDDKKAIEYRDVIPATATPILQGITRSSLSTYSWISAASFQETTKVLSTASIAAKVDYLDGLKENVIVGQKIPAGTGLRKFNSLIVTEEGEFQELNISESVDMEE